Proteins encoded in a region of the Ziziphus jujuba cultivar Dongzao chromosome 3, ASM3175591v1 genome:
- the LOC107405144 gene encoding probable RNA helicase SDE3, whose product MSFIRDFLQWLIGSDQSSSPRPPRSSTSQSQTWQPSPRTSSSPSFSFLEVPQTSSTHKPSPSPIYPSASSSQNQLPSFSTYKPSLSSQNQIPSTHKPPPSPIYPSASSSQNQLPSFSTYKPSPSSQNQSPSTHKPPPSPIYPSASSSQNQLPTSSTHKPSTSSQNPLPNFKPTLREAPKNATNQEGKANYIWVEDDASLPLYIIPEDKKDLIKKDIVPQVLKMPLSPLTYKDYFAALLYAEDYYYEKWSEFEMTNVTLELQKAEISNRHNQHNKHLNGTDEKDEKIFVQFNMDALPGNRPFLLSRDLVFAKPSDSNVEPFKGVIFRLVRSRIVLVEFEDGFYLQHHSAREYDISFSFNRICLKRAHQALNAVSDNLLWNFLFPDSASETTIPTAPASSSHFHECNSDVPSIVSQILSIKGSPPYLVSGPLCVPERKVFSHSNNLSKTGLLVFEAIVQIYKSSPECRILLSAPSNSACDVLMRSLMKVIPESNMFRVNAAFRGKDEVPDDILSSCLYKEECFACPSLEKLLKFKVIFSTFMSSYRLHSEGIAAGHFSHIFLVDASFAIEPEALVTLANFADKNTAVVVTGKPGNSSSWVRSEIGRKKGLKISYFERLCECRPYRTPNPKFFADLGLS is encoded by the exons atGTCTTTCATTCGTGATTTCTTGCAATGGCTTATTGGTAGTGACCAAAGTTCTTCACCTAGACCACCTCGATCAAGTACATCCCAAAGCCAAACATGGCAGCCTAGTCCCAGAACTTCTTCTTCACCATCGTTTTCCTTCTTGGAGGTACCACAAACTTCAAGTACTCATAAACCATCTCCATCTCCAATATATCCATCTGCGTCTTCTTCCCAAAATCAGCTTCCAAGCTTTTCAACTTACAAACCATCTCTTTCTTCCCAGAACCAAATTCCATCTACTCATAAACCACCTCCATCTCCTATATATCCATCTGCGTCTTCTTCCCAAAATCAGCTTCCAAGCTTTTCAACTTATAAACCATCTCCTTCTTCCCAGAACCAAAGTCCATCTACTCATAAACCACCTCCATCTCCTATATATCCATCtgcttcttcttcccaaaatcAGCTTCCAACATCTTCAACTCATAAACCATCTACTTCTTCCCAAAACCCGCTTCCAAACTTTAAGCCTACCCTTCGTGAAGCTCCCAAAAATGCAACAAATCAGGAGGGAAAGGCAAACTATATATGGGTTGAAGATGATGCTTCTTTGCCTCTATACATCATTCCTGAGGATAAAAAAGATTTGATCAAGAAAGACATTGTTCCTCAGGTTCTGAAAATGCCTTTGTCTCCTTTGACCTATAAGGACTACTTTGCTGCTTTGCTCTATGCTGAAGACTACTACTATGAG AAATGGAGCGAGTTCGAAATGACAAATGTGACATTGGAGTTGCAAAAAGCTGAAATTTCTAACAGGCATAACCAgcataataaacatttgaatgGTACTGATGAGAAAGATGAAAAAATCTTTGTCCAGTTTAATATGGATGCGCTTCCTGGGAACCGCCCATTCCTTTTGTCAAGGGACTTAGTCTTTGCAAAACCTTCTGATAGCAATGTTGAGCCATTTAAG GGTGTTATCTTTCGTCTAGTGCGCAGCCGCATTGTACTAGTGGAGTTCGAAGATGGTTTCTATTTGCAGCATCATTCAGCCCGGGAATATGATATCAGCTTTTCATTCAACAGGATATGCTTGAAAAGAGCACACCAAGCACTTAATGCTGTATCAGACAATCTATTGTGGAATTTCCTATTTCCTGATTCTGCATCTGAGACAACAATTCCCACTGCTCCAGCTTCAAGTTCTCACTTTCACGAGTGCAATTCAGATGTACCTTCCATAGTTAGTCAGATTCTAAGCATTAAGGGCTCACCACCTTACCTTGTATCTGGTCCATTATGTGTACCTGAAAGAAAAGTATTTTCACACTCGAATAATCTATCGAAAACTGGTTTGCTTGTTTTTGAAGCAATAGTGCAAATATATAAATCATCACCAGAGTGTCGAATTCTTTTAAGTGCACCAAGTAACAGTGCTTGTGATGTGCTGATGAGAAGCTTGATGAAGGTGATTCCAGAATCCAATATGTTCCGAGTAAATGCTGCATTTCGCGGGAAAGATGAGGTGCCGGACGACATCCTCTCCTCATGTCTTTACAAAGAAGAGTGTTTCGCTTGTCCATCACTTGAGAAACTTCTAAAGTTCAAGGTGATTTTCTCCACTTTTATGAGTAGTTACCGGTTGCATAGTGAAGGCATTGCTGCAGGACATTTTAGTCACATTTTTCTAGTGGATGCTTCATTTGCCATTGAGCCGGAGGCATTGGTGACCCTAGCTAATTTTGCTGACAAAAATACTGCTGTTGTTGTCACTGGTAAACCTGGAAATTCTTCGAGTTGGGTTCGTTCCGAGATTGGTAGGAAAAAGGGGTTGAAGATTTCGTATTTTGAAAGACTATGCGAATGCAGGCCATACAGAACTCCCAATCCTAAGTTCTTTGCGGATTTAGGCTTATCATGA